In Panthera tigris isolate Pti1 chromosome B1, P.tigris_Pti1_mat1.1, whole genome shotgun sequence, the sequence TCTAAATGGACTAGATTTAAAGATGGTGTTGGCTGCAAAGTGACATTAAGCAGTTGGTTATATAGATGGCTAAATGTCGAACatgcatttaatcttcacaacaaccgaAGCAggtaaataattttgtttttctctgatggggaagctgagactcagagaccTGGCTGACTCTTCCGCACCACTTTACTATTTTGTCCGTGGAACCGGAGAAGAGGAAATACCTAACTCTGATGTCTGAGATTTCCCTCACCCCTTTCGATGTTTTCCAGGACAAGTCCCCCAGGGCACCTCTTGGGGATGAATGTCCCTTCCTTCTACTCTCACATAAGTCCTGTGGCAGGTCGGCAGTCTAACCGGAGAGGTACTGAATTAAACATAGCTTCGCATCCTTTGCCACTTCTCCCATCAAAAATGAAATCCATCGCCCTTCCTTCTGAAGGAGAGCTGGCCCATGGCTCGCTGTAACCACTAGAAAGTGGCGGAAGTGAAACCATGTTACTTCTGAGGCTAGGCCTCAAGACACCGCCCAATTTCTGGTTTTGTCTGCTTGGAATACCCATCTTGGAACCCAGCCATCATGATGTAAgaaaccaggaagagaaggaacaaatTGCTGCCTACACTCATCAACGGCCCCAGCTGAGCCCCAGCCATCAGCCAGTGACTAATTGCCAGCCACGTGAGTGAGTCACCTTGGGTGTTCCAGCTCAGTCAAGAACACATGGAATGGATgaactgcccagctgagcccagccaacCCTAGAACTGTGATGGACAACAAGTGGTGGTGGTCGCGGCTATTTTAAACCACTGAGTTTGGGGATAGTTTATTTCACAAACAGTTGTGAAACAAATAGACAACAGTCTGTTTTCCCAGGAAAATGTCCTCTTGGACAGGTAAGGTCTTGAAGGTGTATGTGTAGTGCACTTGGCCATCTGATGTGATGGTCAGAGGAGAGCTCTCCACTGGTGGGTTCCTCGTCTGCATCTCGGGGAGGATTTCTTTTGAGGAGGGCGAGATATGTAAAAGGATATCTGTGGCTGCCATTGGAGTACAGTAAATTCACTCATTTCCACAGCATTCCTAGAACACTTTCATTTGTGAACACGCAATTACCTAGGTCTCCCTGGTCCTAATGAGGCACTTAACTAAAGACGGGACAGATCTGCCTAGCCCAGAATCCAGGAGGAAACAATCGTGGTATTAGTGCCCAGTGAGCTATAAGAGGCTGGAAAAACAGCAGGATCTAGCTCTTTCCCACAccccagtttttttaaaaaaatgtttttgttgttgaactGAGATGTCATGAAAGCCTCTCTCTCTTTGGCAAGTCACTACACTTTTTCCTCATTAAGTTATTGTGAAAGTTAAATGTGAAAATGTATGCAAAGTTAGCACACTACCTGTACGATCTACCTGTGCTGGATGAATAAACACCCTTGCCAGATGTGTAGTGTTTTTCCGTTTCTACATTAAAATGCTTTGTGACTCTGTAGCAGGTCTAGCTCTGAAAAGGCAGCTAATTTCTACATGTCATATTAGGTGAGTATATTCAAAAGTTATAGTCAAACCTGTTGACCCCACACAGTATCTATGGGACACGTCCTAAATCAAAGTGATCTTCGTAAATCACAAGAGCAGGAAAATGGACTTTGTCCACAATgctgtcttccttttctccctgaaAAGATGAGTAGAGGCTCTTCTTCAAACTGTGGGATCATCAGTTTTTTTTCAGCCTGACCTTTGGCAAAAGGCAATATGTTTGCTAGCTGTTAGGATTCATAAGCCTCCCATCAAGTGTAAATGGATGGGAAGTCTCAGATCCATTTACACCTGATGAAGAGGCGTGCTTACCACACTCTGGTGTTTATGCAGCATGTATACGTTTTCCCACAGATGTGTTCAGTCGAGCTCTCTCAAACTCTCCTTGCTTCAGATCAATTTCCAAGGGGATTTGCCAGGCTTCTGAGTTTCCAAGAAGACTGAATACCCTTGCACTCACCTAGTCAACCGAAGCAGAGCCAGTGTTGAAAATGAAACTTCTGGGGTGGTTTGGAGAGGCAAAGTGAGGGCCACGGTTCTTTTTCTTGCAAGAGACACAACCccaacattacttttttttttttttcaaagagttgGAAGGGATGAGGCTGACATACTGAGGAGGGacagaatttctatttctgcagGTTCCTTAAGGCAACAGAGGAAGCTTGGTGGCCACAGGAGTCTAGTTAATGAGCAGGTTATACAATATTCATTGTGTGGAGTTTAACTCTTCAAACAGAACGTCtaattgtgaaaagaaaaaaaaagcagctaaaTTACAGATGTTAAGACAACAAAGCTCGGGCAGAACTCCCTCTGTTGATAAAACGGTCTGCTCACAGCTTCCTCCACTAACTGCTCACTGATGGGGGCACAGGGAGCCCCTATCCTCATCAGCTATTCTCATTAGCTCTGTTCTGGCTGAGACACCGCAGGGTCTAGGGACAGCCACTCAGAGGCCTGCCTAGTACCACGATCTTCTCAGAGGACTGTTTTCTCACTACCCACAGAGGAAGTGATCCAGTTGTATTCCACTTCAACTGAAACAAAACTGTTCTCCCCGATCTTCCTGACATGCACAGTCTCGCCTCCATCGCTGCTGGTAATAGCATCCCCAGCAGGCTCACTGAAGGATACTTCCGTCTGAGTGTGGCAATATTGGGCATGCAGGTAGCGAAGGCCAGCAGCCAGGGCCATGCCCAAGGTGGCTGAAAGGCAAAGCAGGATTCCCAGCTGGGAAGTCCTGAGCTGGAGCCCCGAAGGGGCACTGTGTCCCTCTTGCTCAACCTCAGGCCTTGGGTTGGGCTTCCTGGGGtatccccctctgccccttccatttccctcccccactctgggcTCCTTGTACTTCGACTGAGGTAAGAAGCTGGCAGAAGGCCTAGATGTCTCTGACTGGCTGCCTGCAGCAGGTGGCCTAGAAGTGGTAGAAATGTGGAAGACAGGGGTTGAGGTGGCTGCCCTAGCCTCACTCCCAGTGAATGCTTCAGAGGACCAGAAATGCCGAGGATAGGTAAGATGGACAGTGGACAGACGGGACCTCATCACAGTCCTATTAGAGGATTCCATCTTGTCctagaaaagcaaagggaaaaaaagaagtcaaaggatCTAGTCTTCTTCCAAGCTGCCACTGAACTTCCCAATTAACTTGGGATCCTTCAAGAAGCCCAGGCAGCAGCTGAAAACCCAACCTTGTGCCTGGTCCTAAAAGAGCTCAGAATAAAATGCCCAAGTAGATAGATATGCCCTTGTGGTTGATGGGGATGAGGTAGCCAATGGAAACCCCACAAAGAGAGCATAGAGGCCAGTTACAAGAATAAACTTAGGGTCCTTTAAGAGGTTTCCAGACCAATTTGGGTGATTGTCATCTCCAATGGCAGAAAGCTTTGACTGTCTTTTTATGCTAGGACCCATGAAAGAAGACATTTAATCTTGCTGTAGGTTCCAATAAATTTGAGTAGGAATATtataccatgttttattttgtgttccttTTAAGACTTCAAAGGAATAGTAAATCAGTGGACATGTATATTTTATACCACCCATTGATCTAACCTCTGGAACCATACATGGTGTTTTGAGGCCAATGTTATAAagtgggggtggagaggtggaAAGACAAGAATTATTAACTGAGGCTAAGTGggaaaacaaataactaaaactaTCAATTTCTACAATTGTCAATAACTTCAGAGACACTGTGTATAACAGAAAGGCTGGTATTGATTGGTATAAAGATGCTGAATATATATCATACCCTTGAGTCCTTCTCTCAAATTTTGGCTACTAGTATAATAGCTTTGCTTTCCCAGCCTGGAACTTCCCACACTGGGATCAAAATATCAGCCTCATCAACCATGCACAACCAGGGCTATTACCTGTTCATCCCTATCCGAGGGCAGGCAAGTTTCCAATGAACCAAAGCTTGGATCATCCTGAGTCctaaagagaaggacagagggctGAGAAGGGGTCACTAAGTATATGGATCAAAAAGCAGCATTTCCTACCATTGCTATGTATGCTGATAAAATCAGATTTCTTTGGAAAGACTTCTGAGTTTGGAGCTGAGGgctgaagaggaaaaggagatggGATGGGGAAGAGGCTAGTGAGGATAGCAACAAAGACTCactgaatgcttttatttattttacataaaatatgtatttatatattataaatttacatatctaagctataaaatgtatatttgtatcttattttatttatagcagGATCTCAGGGATCTCACCCTGGCCAGGAGAATACAGTTTCCCTAGGTGATTTTCATACCCAGTCCTTTTGACCAGTAGCCCTTCTACAATCAGGGTTTCTTGTGCACTTAAGAATAAATATGGTGAGGTCTTTTCTGTCAGACACCAAGAAATGTATGTTTTCTCAGCACCCCACTGTTTGGCCTCATCCTACCACCTTACTGAATGGTCCACCCCTGATCCATTACCTGAAGTAGGTGCTAGGGCTGGAAGCAATGCCCTCTGAGGAGAATCTCCCAGGAGCCATGAGTCTCTCCAGCCCACGGACATCCAAGGATGGTTCTAGGGTTGGGCTGCTGTCCCCTCTGGGTTGCTGGCCATTGCTGATTGCAGTAGCTGTGTGTGAAGATGATTGCAACAGAGTCTCTGTGCCCCCAGGAAATTCCATCACCCAAAAACTGGCAGGAGAAGAATCTAAGCTGTTCTCCTCTGTAGCTCTAGTTAGGGCAACAGCAAAGATGTCTGCACGTTGCTGGGGAAGAGTGGTGGGGGGACTGGGAGCTAAGCAGAGATccaaagacaccacaaaagagagtgagagcatttTCCTCATATTGATTAGAATAAACAACTATGATAATGGGGCAAATACCAGAGACCAAGGTACCTTGGGGACAAAAAATTAAGTTTGGAACActcaaaaatatcaacaaaacgATCATCTGCCCAGTGATATAAGCCCCTGGCCAAGTGGCAAAGGACTcgatttctaacatttttataaatagtaaGCCTCTGGCCCTCTGGACCTGTACATTCTTAACAGTCATCACTCAAGGAATATAGAAACCACTATgaccactgttgttttttttttccttacctctACCCAAAACTGCTtctaggtaggaaaaaaaaaatcagaattccacaaatcaaagatttttaaaagtcctcGATCTTTCTTGCCATAGTATTAAGAGGAAACAATAACCTGGTGATGATAATGACTTGAGCCTGTGCCATGGGCAGAGATGAGAtcactgcccctgccctgctctccgcCATCTCATTTCCCATCCATGACTGGCCAACACGACGGCCCAGagcattagaaataaaaattagaaacagcgcAGCAAGTAAGCAAGACCAGTTTTAGAGTCGGATTATTGTCTGGGTTCAATTCTCCACTCTGCTACCTCCTGGTTTGGGGCAAGTCCTCCCAGAGCATCAGTTTCTTCTGTTGCAAAATGGTACCAATAATGGTACCTAGAGCATAGGGCTGCTGaggagtaaaataaaatcactgatgTAGAATCATggaacacagtgcctggcacaggtgCAAGGCACCCTGAGGGCTTACCATGATAACTGTTACGATGCCAAGGATGGtgtttgcaaaaaacaaaaacaaaacaaaaacacattagcTGAGGTTTCTCTGGCCAGGGTTCTAACTGGAttggaatgcttttttttttttcctttttgtgccaCTCTTATCCAAAGCCTTCATCACTCAGAAACATTGAGGATGAAGTGAAAAGCAAAGAAGCCTAACAGACATACGGAACGTGGCAAAAGTTGACAGTTTTAGATTCTTGCCTGAACTCTAAAGGCATTCGGCCATTTCCCGCAGATTCATTGTATGACGGGCATTCCTGTGAAGCCTGGGGATACAGAAATGCTGCATGGTAGCAACTGTTGGTTCTGAACTCAAAATCTAGGAGGAGAGACTCTTAGATGCCCGACCTTATCAATTACAGTGTGATGAGAGCTTAAAAACCAGAATTAAGAAGACAATTACATTTTCTCCCCAGACATACGGGGAAAGTTTCACAAAGAAGATATTTGAACCTCCCCTTGAAAGATAAACAGATTACCAGGAGGAAGAGCCTTGTTTGAGGAAATGTCTGAAGGCAAAACATGAAGATCAGGCCCTGAAGTGTTCTGAGGGTCTATTGGGAACTAAGTTTGGGAAATACAATATACCATCTTCCTAATGCGAAAATTCATAATTTGTAATTTGCCTACTGCAGTCTCTCACAGTTAAGAAATCTATTTCACTTTGCTAAATgacaccccttcccctctcccatctcaatgcacaggcacacacacacacacacgcacacacatacactactttttcctttgggaaacacTGGGATCTGTGTAGAGAAATGGGCAGGAAAACAGGCTAGGCCAGAAGGTGAGGAATGTGTGCAGTGTAATAAGGAGTTTACCCTTAGCTGCTCAGATGGGAGTCTGCCACCGGTCCCCCCAAGGGACAAGGTTCCCAGTAACATCCTAAGACAGGCTGCAAGGCCAACATGATGCAACTTCCTGACACCTCACTTTTACTCATcttcatattaaaacaaacatgCTTGGGATTAAAATGCAACATTTgcatgatttataaaataaaacatgagactTCAAACACGCATTGAGTTTGCAGGGTCTTCTTTAGGCCACGCTGCCAGACCCTGAGATCTTAATCTGCTTTTAGGAGTAGCTTGCTGGGAACGTTGGAGGAGTGTGTTGGGCAGTAGGGAGAGTGGCCCAGGGTGAGCTCTGTGCCTGGGTCTGCCAGACTGAGCAACGTCAGACACCATCATGTTGGCCAAAAACAAAGGACGGAATAAAGCAAAGTGGGATCGTGAGGATTACAGATTGGATCTTCTGTGCAAGTGGCTGGATGAATTTAAGAGTGCATCCATTTGGAGCActtaactagaaataaataatggaaatgaGTTTCGTATCACCAGGAATTTTCAGATGACCACTTTATTCTCTGGCtggttagttttttgtttgtttgttttattttttaagtaggctccacacccattgtggggtttgaactcatgaccctgaggccAAGAgttgctctaccgactaagccaaccaggtgcccctgctttgtttcattttgttttgtttcagaagtTCACAGGCCAATGGAGTCTCAAGTTATGTGGTGAGCCAAGAAAAAGTCCATTGCCATCCAAGCAGCCTCTCATTCCTGATTCCCTTTTCCAACCCAGGCTGCAAAGAGCCAGCTACCTACCATGGAAAGTAACAATTAAAGCTGGATGAGGTTttatacaaaaagaagaaaagatcatCTCTTTCTTGTGCTCCCTGTGTAGCTCCAGGGGTTTGAAGGAAACCACTGAGACACTGTGATGACCGGTAGGTGCGGGGGTAGAGGGTGGTAGGTGCTGTTTTTTGGCTCTGTAGCGGAATCTAACTGTCCACCCCAGGGCCCACTTTGATTTGGGAGGTTGAACCACACAAAGTCTGTTTGCCACAACAAACAGCACGGGCAAGTGTCCCCTCCCAACTGCGGCTGTGTCCCCGAAAACTGCAGCAGCCGGTGGAGGCAGGTGTTTATTGCTTGTGTTGCCAGAACCGGGACCAGTGGCCATAATTTCTAAGTGAAAATAGAtagctataaaaataatgatgcCAATCAGGCTTCTGAGTCCCATGGCAAGCTGTACCTGGGGTGATTCCTTCCGTTCCCTCTGGCCTCCACCCAGGGGTTGGCATCGGTGAGCTGGGCTGCACGGGGCCATCACGATGGGTTCTGCTGCGTGTCTGTTGAGACATCACAGGGGATTCAATCCTCTCCCAGTAAACGAAATATGACTGGACCACTGATAAActgtggaaaaagaaagcaaaatgattCGATGATTTAGTTTCCCTTAAATAATACCTGAAGAAGAATAAAAGTCTAAATGAATAGAAAAACTGAAGAGATGATTGTATTGTCCTTTGGGTGACTCCACTctctttagaaatgaaaactcggggtgcctggggtggttcagccggctaagcgtccgacttcggccttGGTaatgatcttgcgatttgtgagttcaagccccacattgggctctgtgctgacagctcagagtctggagcctgctttgggttctgtgtctccctctctctctgcccctcccctgctcgcactgtctctctctgtctctccaaaataa encodes:
- the REELD1 gene encoding reelin domain-containing protein 1 isoform X1; its protein translation is MRVPAALTGWACAALCLASCSTAFSHGAGSVACQDMQPKHLQAQPQNPGTHHITIHTSRSSYLPGDIVPVTVRSSRDFMGFLLQARRVSDHQIAGTFVSIPPHSKPMACFQEADTVTHSDKSRKRNLAFEWQAPAQPVGDIRFLLSVVQSYFVYWERIESPVMSQQTRSRTHRDGPVQPSSPMPTPGWRPEGTEGITPAPSPPTTLPQQRADIFAVALTRATEENSLDSSPASFWVMEFPGGTETLLQSSSHTATAISNGQQPRGDSSPTLEPSLDVRGLERLMAPGRFSSEGIASSPSTYFRTQDDPSFGSLETCLPSDRDEQDKMESSNRTVMRSRLSTVHLTYPRHFWSSEAFTGSEARAATSTPVFHISTTSRPPAAGSQSETSRPSASFLPQSKYKEPRVGEGNGRGRGGYPRKPNPRPEVEQEGHSAPSGLQLRTSQLGILLCLSATLGMALAAGLRYLHAQYCHTQTEVSFSEPAGDAITSSDGGETVHVRKIGENSFVSVEVEYNWITSSVGSEKTVL
- the REELD1 gene encoding reelin domain-containing protein 1 isoform X2, which translates into the protein MRVPAALTGWACAALCLASCSTAFSHGAGSVACQDMQPKHLQAQPQNPGTHHITIHTSRSSYLPGDIVPVTVRSSRDFMGFLLQARRVSDHQIAGTFVSIPPHSKPMACFQEADTVTHSDKSRKRNLAFEWQAPAQPVGDIRFLLSVVQSYFVYWERIESPVMSQQTRSRTHRDGPVQPSSPMPTPGWRPEGTEGITPATAISNGQQPRGDSSPTLEPSLDVRGLERLMAPGRFSSEGIASSPSTYFRTQDDPSFGSLETCLPSDRDEQDKMESSNRTVMRSRLSTVHLTYPRHFWSSEAFTGSEARAATSTPVFHISTTSRPPAAGSQSETSRPSASFLPQSKYKEPRVGEGNGRGRGGYPRKPNPRPEVEQEGHSAPSGLQLRTSQLGILLCLSATLGMALAAGLRYLHAQYCHTQTEVSFSEPAGDAITSSDGGETVHVRKIGENSFVSVEVEYNWITSSVGSEKTVL